The following proteins come from a genomic window of Nicotiana tomentosiformis chromosome 12, ASM39032v3, whole genome shotgun sequence:
- the LOC138903331 gene encoding uncharacterized protein → MAKICKAVHQRVAPSSSHPDAEVVVPQVAQEPPMKSFILGSCSIGNNFNVEKASSQQDRGDGAWSANPFAFLTGLPKTTKLRSLDEEEDPSSLVEPSILGQPRAATKEEEEKKKKKKKKKKKKKNNNNNNNNNNNKKKKRKSSGSLDAEVKKKNVTI, encoded by the exons ATGGCAAAAATCTGCAAGGCGGTGCATCAGCGGGTTGCTCCTTCATCTTCTCACCCAGATGCCGAGGTGGTCGTTCCCCAAGTGGCTCAAGAGCCTCCCATGAAGAGCTTCATACTCGGAAGCTGCTCTATCGGGAACAACTTCAATGTCGAGAAGGCCTCTAGTCAACAAGATCGAGGCGATGGAGCatggag TGCTAACCCTTTCGCTTTTCttacaggtttgcctaagaccactaAACTTAGATCGTTGGATGAGGAAGAGGATCCGTCCTCGCTCGTCGAACCCTCCATTTTGGGTCAGCCTAGGGCTGCCacgaaggaggaggaggagaagaagaagaagaagaagaagaagaagaagaagaagaagaacaacaacaacaacaacaacaacaacaataacaaaaagaagaagagaaagtcCTCGGGTTCCCTGGACGCCgaggtgaagaagaagaatgtgACCATCTAG
- the LOC104100046 gene encoding nudix hydrolase 18, mitochondrial-like, producing the protein MIYKLYASIFPSLYNGLIAFLYILLSSREYPFLFQKSFFVRRRKNLSLFFNMQIKKSFSMSSRTGRDLQRYNHGCRQVVGCIPYRCKKTDQSSCVQRTPIDDLEFLLISSQKNPRMMFPKGGWEIDESLEEAASRETFEEAGVVGEVEVQEYLGTWSFKSKSQGTFHEGHMFPLRVTEELDDWPEKTVRRRLWVNFSEAREVCWHPWMKEALDVFASKLSKRKEGPHIFHLLSDEGTVVCCS; encoded by the exons ATGATATATAAATTATACGCGTCAATTTTTCCCTCTCTCTATAACGGCCTAATTGCATTCCTATATATATTGCTCTCATCTCGTGAGTACCCTTTTTTGTTTCAGAAAAGTTTCTTcgtaagaagaagaaaaaatttgTCTTTGTTTTTTAATATGCAAATCAAGAAGTCTTTCTCAATGTCCTCTCGCACAGGAAGAGATTTGCAGAGATACAATCATGGTTGTCGTCAAGTTGTTGG ATGTATTCCGTACAGATGCAAGAAAACGGACCAATCATCTTGTGTTCAGCGTACCCCTATTGATGATTTGGAATTTTTATTAATCAGCTCGCAGAAAAATCCAAGAATGATGTTCCCTAAG GGTGGTTGGGAAATTGATGAATCATTAGAAGAGGCAGCTTCAAGAGAGACATTTGAAGAAGCTGGAGTTGTTGGTGAGGTTGAGGTTCAG GAATACTTAGGTACATGGAGTTTCAAAAGCAAAAGCCAAGGTACATTTCATGAGGGGCACATGTTTCCTTTGCGTGTGACTGAGGAACTAGACGATTGGCCTGAAAAAACTGTCCGTCGACGTTTATGG GTGAATTTTAGTGAAGCAAGGGAAGTATGTTGGCATCCATGGATGAAAGAAGCATTAGATGTCTTTGCTTCTAAGCTTTCCAAGAGAAAAGAAGGGCCTCATATATTCCATTTATTGTCGGATGAAGGTACTGTTGTGTGTTGTAGCTAA